One window of Prionailurus bengalensis isolate Pbe53 chromosome B1, Fcat_Pben_1.1_paternal_pri, whole genome shotgun sequence genomic DNA carries:
- the KIAA0232 gene encoding uncharacterized protein KIAA0232 homolog isoform X5, which produces MRPVCTVVVDGLPSESSSASSPGPVPVSEMSLLHALGPVQTWLGQELEKCGIDAMIYTRYVLSLLLHDSYDYDLQEQENDIFLGWEKGAYKKWGKSKKKCSDLTLEEMKKQAAVQCLRSASDESSGIETLVEELCSRLKDLQSKQEEKIHKKLEGSPSPEAELSPTAKDQVEMYYEAFPPLSEKPVCLQEIMTVWNRSKVCSYSSSSSSSTAPPASTDTSSPKDCNSEGEASKERSREAGTTAHERAQSKSRSEKEDRFGHGATEEKPGLYKKQVRHKPEGRIRPRSWSSGSSEAGSSSSGPRGELKASVKCVKVRHKTREVRNKKGRNGPGRLSLKPGDKAERAVHAAGSSSSGSGGGGGSVKPLCRRGKRPLKDPGRRDPGSAEGRDPSLESRNDREYKEEPLWYTEPIAEYFVPLSRKSKLETTYRNRPDASDLPSEAVDELSESVHGLCISNNNMHKTYLAAGTFIDGHFVEMPAVINEDVDLTGTSFCPLPEDNKYLDGIHLSELTHFYEVDIDQSMLDPGASETTQGESRILNMIRQKSKEKTDFEAECCIVLDGMELQGERAIWTDSTSSVGAEGLFLQDLGNLAQFWECCSSSSGDADGESFGGDSPIRLSPILDSTALNPHLLAGNQELFSDINEGSGINSCFSVFEVQCSNSVLPFSFETLNLGNENTDSSANMLGKTQSRLLIWTKNSAFEENEHCSNLSTRTCSPWSHSEETRSDNETLNIQFEESTQFNAEDMNYVVPRVSSNYVDEELLDFLQDETCQQNSRTLGEIPTLVFKQTSKLESVCGIQLEQKTEPKTLETARGCGESGPRGGGYSSGVIKDIWTQMADGGSVATADVERTDEELFPTDVNNYCCCLDAEAEAETLREPSKAVQRSEYRLWEGQKESPEKRAFASGELSKVDGGDYTTPSKPWDVAQDKENTFILGGVYGELKTFSSDGEWAVVPPGPTKGSLLQCAASDVVTIAGTDVFMTPGNSFAPGHRQLWKPFVSFEQNDPPRSGENGLNKGFSFIFHEDLLGACGNFQVEDPGLEYSFSSFDLSNPFSQVLHVECSFEPEGIASFSPSFKPKSILCSDSDGEVFHPRICGVDRTQYRAIRISPRTHFRPISASELSPGGGSESEFESEKEEANIPVPSQADAFEDPQADLQPLEEDAEKEGHYYGKSELESGKFLPRLKKSGMEKSAQTSLDSQEESAGILPAGKRNQCLECSMNESPEIALESSEANCKIMAQCEEEINNFCSCKAGCQFPAYEDNPVSAGQLGEIGKKEKEGRSEILHHTTAIFLRFLFPVLNTDVQGMNRSQEKQTWWEKALYSPLFPASECEGVFCL; this is translated from the exons GAGAATGACATCTTCCTGGGCTGGGAAAAAGGAGCTTATAAGAAATGgggaaagagtaagaaaaagtGCTCAGATCTAActctagaagaaatgaaaaaacaggcTGCTGTCCAGTGTCTCCGTTCTGCTTCTGATGAA AGCTCTGGCATCGAGACTCTGGTGGAGGAGCTCTGCTCCAGACTGAAAGACCTGCAGAGTAAGCAAG AAGAGAAGATTCACAAAAAGTTAGAGGGGTCTCCCTCTCCAGAGGCAGAATTATCCCCTACCGCCAAGGACCAAGTGGAAAT GTACTACGAAGCGTTCCCACCGCTGTCCGAGAAGCCGGTCTGCCTGCAGGAGATCATGACCGTGTGGAACAGGTCTAAAGTCTGTTCTTACTCCAGCTCTTCGTCGTCGTCCACGGCGCCCCCCGCCAGCACAGACACGTCCTCCCCCAAAGACTGCAACAGCGAAGGCGAAGCGAGCAAGGAGAGAAGCCGCGAGGCGGGCACCACCGCACACGAGAGAGCCCAGAGCAAGAGCAGAAGCGAGAAGGAGGACAGGTTCGGGCACGGCGCCACGGAAGAGAAGCCCGGCCTGTACAAAAAGCAGGTCCGGCACAAACCTGAGGGACGGATTCGCCCTCGCTCGTGGTCCTCCGGCTCGAGTGAAGCGGGCTCAAGTTCGAGCGGTCCTCGCGGAGAACTAAAAGCCTCCGTGAAGTGCGTGAAAGTCCGACACAAGACGCGAGAAGTTCGGAACAAGAAGGGGCGGAACGGGCCGGGCAGGCTGTCGCTGAAGCCCGGCGACAAGGCCGAGCGGGCCGTCCACGCCgccggcagcagcagcagcggcagcgggGGTGGCGGCGGCTCCGTCAAGCCGCTGTGCCGGCGCGGGAAGAGGCCCCTGAAGGACCCGGGGAGGAGAGACCCCGGGAGCGCCGAAGGAAGAGACCCGTCCCTGGAGAGCAGAAACGACAGGGAGTACAAGGAGGAGCCGCTGTGGTACACGGAGCCGATTGCCGAGTATTTCGTTCCTCTGAGCAGGAAAAGCAAGCTAGAGACCACCTACCGAAACAGACCGGATGCGAGCGACCTGCCGTCGGAGGCGGTGGACGAGTTGTCAGAGTCCGTGCACGGTCTTTGTATCAGCAACAATAATATGCATAAAACATACCTCGCAGCAGGTACTTTCATTGATGGTCATTTTGTAGAAATGCCTGCGGTCATCAATGAGGACGTTGACCTCACTGGGACCTCGTTCTGTCCTCTCCCGGAGGACAACAAATATCTGGATGGTATTCATCTGTCAGAATTAACACACTTCTATGAAGTGGACATTGATCAATCCATGTTGGATCCTGGTGCCTCAGAAACCACGCAAGGAGAAAGTCGGATCTTGAATATGATTCgacaaaaaagcaaagagaaaaccgATTTTGAGGCAGAATGTTGCATAGTGTTAGATGGAATGGAGTTGCAAGGGGAACGTGCAATATGGACAGATTCTACCAGCTCCGTGGGCGCCGAGGGCTTATTCCTGCAAGACCTCGGCAATCTGGCTCAGTTCTGGGAGTGCTGTTCATCCAGCTCGGGCGATGCCGACGGGGAGAGTTTTGGGGGGGATTCTCCAATCAGACTCTCCCCGATCTTGGACAGCACGGCGCTCAACCCACATTTGCTTGCTGGCAATCAGGAGCTCTTTTCAGATATTAATGAAGGATCTGGTATAAACTCTTGTTTTTCAGTGTTTGAAGTGCAATGCAGTAATTCTGTTTTACCGTTTTCTTTTGAAACACTCAACTTGGGGaatgaaaatacagattctaGTGCTAATATGCTTGGGAAAACACAGTCTAGATTGCTAATATGGACCAAAAATAGTGCCTTTGAAGAAAACGAACACTGTTCTAATCTCTCAACAAGAACTTGTAGCCCATGGTCCCATTCGGAAGAGACGCGTTCAGACAACGAGACGTTAAATATTCAGTTTGAAGAGTCCACGCAGTTTAACGCAGAAGATATGAATTATGTGGTTCCTAGAGTCTCGTCAAATTATGTAGATGAAGAACTCCTAGATTTCCTGCAAGACGAAACTTGCCAGCAAAACAGTAGAACGTTGGGAGAAATTCCCACCTTAGTCTTCAAACAAACATCGAAGCTAGAATCTGTCTGCGGTATTCAGCTGGAACAAAAGACGGAACCCAAGACCTTGGAAACTGCGCGAGGCTGTGGCGAGAGCGGTCCACGTGGAGGCGGTTACAGCTCAGGGGTCATTAAAGACATTTGGACACAGATGGCAGACGGGGGTTCTGTCGCTACGGCGGACGTGGAGCGAACGGACGAGGAGTTGTTCCCGACAGATGTCAACAACTACTGCTGCTGCCTGGACGCCGAGGCCGAGGCGGAGACCCTCCGGGAGCCCAGCAAGGCCGTGCAGAGGTCGGAGTACCGTCTGTGGGAGGGCCAGAAGGAGAGCCCGGAGAAGCGAGCTTTCGCGTCCGGGGAGCTGTCGAAGGTGGACGGTGGCGACTACACGACACCCTCGAAACCTTGGGACGTGGCCCAGGACAAAGAGAACACCTTCATTCTCGGAGGAGTTTACGGAGAACTCAAGACCTTCAGCAGCGACGGGGAGTGGGCGGTCGTCCCGCCCGGTCCCACGAAAGGAAGCCTGCTGCAGTGTGCGGCCTCTGACGTGGTGACCATAGCAGGTACGGATGTCTTCATGACCCCGGGAAACAGTTTCGCTCCCGGTCACAGGCAGTTGTGGAAACCCTTCGTGTCGTTTGAGCAGAACGATCCGCCGAGGAGTGGGGAAAATGGATTAAATAAgggattttcttttatcttccatGAAGACTTACTAGGAGCTTGTGGTAACTTTCAGGTTGAGGATCCTGGGCTTGaatattccttctcttcctttgacTTAAGCAATCCGTTCTCACAAGTCCTTCACGTGGAGTGTTCATTCGAACCCGAAGGGATTGCCTCTTTCAGCCCCAGTTTTAAGCCGAAATCCATCCTGTGCTCTGATTCGGACGGCGAAGTTTTTCACCCCAGGATATGTGGCGTCGACAGAACACAGTACAGGGCCATTCGGATCTCTCCGAGGACTCACTTCCGCCCCATTTCTGCGTCCGAGCTGTCCCCAGGAGGAGGAAGTGAGTCGGAATTTGAATCTGAGAAAGAGGAAGCAAATATCCCCGTTCCTTCTCAAGCCGATGCGTTTGAAGATCCACAGGCAGATCTCCAGCCGCTGGAAgaagatgcggagaaagaagGCCATTACTATGGAAAATCAGAGCTCGAGTCTGGAAAATTCCTTCCCAGGTTAAAAAAGTCTGGCATGGAAAAGAGCGCTCAGACATCGCTGGATTCTCAGGAGGAATCAGCCGGGATCCTGCCAGCGGGGAAGCGGAATCAGTGTTTGGAGTGTAGCATGAACGAATCTCCGGAAATTGCTTTAGAAAGCTCAGAAGCAAATTGTAAAATAATGGCACAATGCGaggaagaaattaataatttctGCAGTTGCAAAGCAGGTTGTCAGTTTCCTGCTTATGAAGATAATCCAGTTTCTGCGGGACAGCTGGGAGAG attgggaagaaagaaaaagagggaagaagcgAGATTCTACATCATACCACTGCCATATTCCTTCGCTTTCTA
- the KIAA0232 gene encoding uncharacterized protein KIAA0232 homolog isoform X6: MRPVCTVVVDGLPSESSSASSPGPVPVSEMSLLHALGPVQTWLGQELEKCGIDAMIYTRYVLSLLLHDSYDYDLQEQENDIFLGWEKGAYKKWGKSKKKCSDLTLEEMKKQAAVQCLRSASDESSGIETLVEELCSRLKDLQSKQEEKIHKKLEGSPSPEAELSPTAKDQVEMYYEAFPPLSEKPVCLQEIMTVWNRSKVCSYSSSSSSSTAPPASTDTSSPKDCNSEGEASKERSREAGTTAHERAQSKSRSEKEDRFGHGATEEKPGLYKKQVRHKPEGRIRPRSWSSGSSEAGSSSSGPRGELKASVKCVKVRHKTREVRNKKGRNGPGRLSLKPGDKAERAVHAAGSSSSGSGGGGGSVKPLCRRGKRPLKDPGRRDPGSAEGRDPSLESRNDREYKEEPLWYTEPIAEYFVPLSRKSKLETTYRNRPDASDLPSEAVDELSESVHGLCISNNNMHKTYLAAGTFIDGHFVEMPAVINEDVDLTGTSFCPLPEDNKYLDGIHLSELTHFYEVDIDQSMLDPGASETTQGESRILNMIRQKSKEKTDFEAECCIVLDGMELQGERAIWTDSTSSVGAEGLFLQDLGNLAQFWECCSSSSGDADGESFGGDSPIRLSPILDSTALNPHLLAGNQELFSDINEGSGINSCFSVFEVQCSNSVLPFSFETLNLGNENTDSSANMLGKTQSRLLIWTKNSAFEENEHCSNLSTRTCSPWSHSEETRSDNETLNIQFEESTQFNAEDMNYVVPRVSSNYVDEELLDFLQDETCQQNSRTLGEIPTLVFKQTSKLESVCGIQLEQKTEPKTLETARGCGESGPRGGGYSSGVIKDIWTQMADGGSVATADVERTDEELFPTDVNNYCCCLDAEAEAETLREPSKAVQRSEYRLWEGQKESPEKRAFASGELSKVDGGDYTTPSKPWDVAQDKENTFILGGVYGELKTFSSDGEWAVVPPGPTKGSLLQCAASDVVTIAGTDVFMTPGNSFAPGHRQLWKPFVSFEQNDPPRSGENGLNKGFSFIFHEDLLGACGNFQVEDPGLEYSFSSFDLSNPFSQVLHVECSFEPEGIASFSPSFKPKSILCSDSDGEVFHPRICGVDRTQYRAIRISPRTHFRPISASELSPGGGSESEFESEKEEANIPVPSQADAFEDPQADLQPLEEDAEKEGHYYGKSELESGKFLPRLKKSGMEKSAQTSLDSQEESAGILPAGKRNQCLECSMNESPEIALESSEANCKIMAQCEEEINNFCSCKAGCQFPAYEDNPVSAGQLGEFPVLNTDVQGMNRSQEKQTWWEKALYSPLFPASECEGVFCL, from the exons GAGAATGACATCTTCCTGGGCTGGGAAAAAGGAGCTTATAAGAAATGgggaaagagtaagaaaaagtGCTCAGATCTAActctagaagaaatgaaaaaacaggcTGCTGTCCAGTGTCTCCGTTCTGCTTCTGATGAA AGCTCTGGCATCGAGACTCTGGTGGAGGAGCTCTGCTCCAGACTGAAAGACCTGCAGAGTAAGCAAG AAGAGAAGATTCACAAAAAGTTAGAGGGGTCTCCCTCTCCAGAGGCAGAATTATCCCCTACCGCCAAGGACCAAGTGGAAAT GTACTACGAAGCGTTCCCACCGCTGTCCGAGAAGCCGGTCTGCCTGCAGGAGATCATGACCGTGTGGAACAGGTCTAAAGTCTGTTCTTACTCCAGCTCTTCGTCGTCGTCCACGGCGCCCCCCGCCAGCACAGACACGTCCTCCCCCAAAGACTGCAACAGCGAAGGCGAAGCGAGCAAGGAGAGAAGCCGCGAGGCGGGCACCACCGCACACGAGAGAGCCCAGAGCAAGAGCAGAAGCGAGAAGGAGGACAGGTTCGGGCACGGCGCCACGGAAGAGAAGCCCGGCCTGTACAAAAAGCAGGTCCGGCACAAACCTGAGGGACGGATTCGCCCTCGCTCGTGGTCCTCCGGCTCGAGTGAAGCGGGCTCAAGTTCGAGCGGTCCTCGCGGAGAACTAAAAGCCTCCGTGAAGTGCGTGAAAGTCCGACACAAGACGCGAGAAGTTCGGAACAAGAAGGGGCGGAACGGGCCGGGCAGGCTGTCGCTGAAGCCCGGCGACAAGGCCGAGCGGGCCGTCCACGCCgccggcagcagcagcagcggcagcgggGGTGGCGGCGGCTCCGTCAAGCCGCTGTGCCGGCGCGGGAAGAGGCCCCTGAAGGACCCGGGGAGGAGAGACCCCGGGAGCGCCGAAGGAAGAGACCCGTCCCTGGAGAGCAGAAACGACAGGGAGTACAAGGAGGAGCCGCTGTGGTACACGGAGCCGATTGCCGAGTATTTCGTTCCTCTGAGCAGGAAAAGCAAGCTAGAGACCACCTACCGAAACAGACCGGATGCGAGCGACCTGCCGTCGGAGGCGGTGGACGAGTTGTCAGAGTCCGTGCACGGTCTTTGTATCAGCAACAATAATATGCATAAAACATACCTCGCAGCAGGTACTTTCATTGATGGTCATTTTGTAGAAATGCCTGCGGTCATCAATGAGGACGTTGACCTCACTGGGACCTCGTTCTGTCCTCTCCCGGAGGACAACAAATATCTGGATGGTATTCATCTGTCAGAATTAACACACTTCTATGAAGTGGACATTGATCAATCCATGTTGGATCCTGGTGCCTCAGAAACCACGCAAGGAGAAAGTCGGATCTTGAATATGATTCgacaaaaaagcaaagagaaaaccgATTTTGAGGCAGAATGTTGCATAGTGTTAGATGGAATGGAGTTGCAAGGGGAACGTGCAATATGGACAGATTCTACCAGCTCCGTGGGCGCCGAGGGCTTATTCCTGCAAGACCTCGGCAATCTGGCTCAGTTCTGGGAGTGCTGTTCATCCAGCTCGGGCGATGCCGACGGGGAGAGTTTTGGGGGGGATTCTCCAATCAGACTCTCCCCGATCTTGGACAGCACGGCGCTCAACCCACATTTGCTTGCTGGCAATCAGGAGCTCTTTTCAGATATTAATGAAGGATCTGGTATAAACTCTTGTTTTTCAGTGTTTGAAGTGCAATGCAGTAATTCTGTTTTACCGTTTTCTTTTGAAACACTCAACTTGGGGaatgaaaatacagattctaGTGCTAATATGCTTGGGAAAACACAGTCTAGATTGCTAATATGGACCAAAAATAGTGCCTTTGAAGAAAACGAACACTGTTCTAATCTCTCAACAAGAACTTGTAGCCCATGGTCCCATTCGGAAGAGACGCGTTCAGACAACGAGACGTTAAATATTCAGTTTGAAGAGTCCACGCAGTTTAACGCAGAAGATATGAATTATGTGGTTCCTAGAGTCTCGTCAAATTATGTAGATGAAGAACTCCTAGATTTCCTGCAAGACGAAACTTGCCAGCAAAACAGTAGAACGTTGGGAGAAATTCCCACCTTAGTCTTCAAACAAACATCGAAGCTAGAATCTGTCTGCGGTATTCAGCTGGAACAAAAGACGGAACCCAAGACCTTGGAAACTGCGCGAGGCTGTGGCGAGAGCGGTCCACGTGGAGGCGGTTACAGCTCAGGGGTCATTAAAGACATTTGGACACAGATGGCAGACGGGGGTTCTGTCGCTACGGCGGACGTGGAGCGAACGGACGAGGAGTTGTTCCCGACAGATGTCAACAACTACTGCTGCTGCCTGGACGCCGAGGCCGAGGCGGAGACCCTCCGGGAGCCCAGCAAGGCCGTGCAGAGGTCGGAGTACCGTCTGTGGGAGGGCCAGAAGGAGAGCCCGGAGAAGCGAGCTTTCGCGTCCGGGGAGCTGTCGAAGGTGGACGGTGGCGACTACACGACACCCTCGAAACCTTGGGACGTGGCCCAGGACAAAGAGAACACCTTCATTCTCGGAGGAGTTTACGGAGAACTCAAGACCTTCAGCAGCGACGGGGAGTGGGCGGTCGTCCCGCCCGGTCCCACGAAAGGAAGCCTGCTGCAGTGTGCGGCCTCTGACGTGGTGACCATAGCAGGTACGGATGTCTTCATGACCCCGGGAAACAGTTTCGCTCCCGGTCACAGGCAGTTGTGGAAACCCTTCGTGTCGTTTGAGCAGAACGATCCGCCGAGGAGTGGGGAAAATGGATTAAATAAgggattttcttttatcttccatGAAGACTTACTAGGAGCTTGTGGTAACTTTCAGGTTGAGGATCCTGGGCTTGaatattccttctcttcctttgacTTAAGCAATCCGTTCTCACAAGTCCTTCACGTGGAGTGTTCATTCGAACCCGAAGGGATTGCCTCTTTCAGCCCCAGTTTTAAGCCGAAATCCATCCTGTGCTCTGATTCGGACGGCGAAGTTTTTCACCCCAGGATATGTGGCGTCGACAGAACACAGTACAGGGCCATTCGGATCTCTCCGAGGACTCACTTCCGCCCCATTTCTGCGTCCGAGCTGTCCCCAGGAGGAGGAAGTGAGTCGGAATTTGAATCTGAGAAAGAGGAAGCAAATATCCCCGTTCCTTCTCAAGCCGATGCGTTTGAAGATCCACAGGCAGATCTCCAGCCGCTGGAAgaagatgcggagaaagaagGCCATTACTATGGAAAATCAGAGCTCGAGTCTGGAAAATTCCTTCCCAGGTTAAAAAAGTCTGGCATGGAAAAGAGCGCTCAGACATCGCTGGATTCTCAGGAGGAATCAGCCGGGATCCTGCCAGCGGGGAAGCGGAATCAGTGTTTGGAGTGTAGCATGAACGAATCTCCGGAAATTGCTTTAGAAAGCTCAGAAGCAAATTGTAAAATAATGGCACAATGCGaggaagaaattaataatttctGCAGTTGCAAAGCAGGTTGTCAGTTTCCTGCTTATGAAGATAATCCAGTTTCTGCGGGACAGCTGGGAGAG